The following is a genomic window from Streptomyces lincolnensis.
CGCCTCCGCGAGCATCCGCCGGCCGGCCCGGTACCCGTCGGCCCGTCCGAACGGCACATGCGTCAGCGACGCGCTCTTCGGATCCCGCCCGGCCTCGACGAGGGCCCGGCGCCAGCCCGCGACCCGGTCGACCGTCGGATGCACGCCCTCCAGCCCGGCAATGCACCCGATCCGCTGCCGGCCGTGAGCGAGTAGATGGGAGGTGGCCTGGTACGCGCCGCCCTCGTTGTCGGTGAGCACCTGTGTCGCCCCCGGCAGCTCCAGCTCGCGGTCGAGCACCAGCCGGGGCACGGTCGTCTGCTCGGACAGCTCCGCGACCCAACTGTGCGGGCCGTGGATCGGGACCACGATGAGCCCGTCCACCTGCCGGTCGAGCAGGGTACGGATGTACGTCGCCTCGCGGGCGTCGTCACCCATCGCGTTGCCCAGCAGCATCGTGTAGCCGGAGGCGAAGCCGACATCCTCGATGACGCGGGCCAGCTCGGCGAAGAAGGGGTTGGAGTTGTCGGGCACGACCAGCCCGAAGGTCATGGTCCGCGAGGTCTTCAGGGACCGGGCCACCGCGTTGGGGCGGTAGCCGAGCTCGTCTATCGCCGCGAGGATCCGCTCGCGGGTGGCGGGGGCGACCTTGCGGGGGCCGTTGTTGAGGACGTAGCTGACCAGGGCCTCGGAGGTGCCCGCCAGGCGCGCCACGTCGCGGCGAGTTGCCATCAGACCCTCCTTCGGCTCGGGGGCTGGGTTCTGGAAGTATCAACTCGTGTTGTCAACACGAGTTGATTCGGTTGCGTTGGATGAATATCGGCTGCTGATCCGCCGATGCGCAAGAGGTTGCCTGAAATCCTTTGGTAAAGAGTTCGAAACCTTGCTTTGCAGGTGAAACTCGGGCGGGACCTTGATCACCACCTCGGTGATCACCTGATCACCACCCTGATCATCGCGGCGGGATGAATCCGCCGCCCTCCTGCGTTGGTGTTCGCCGAGGGCACCCCGGCCTGGACGCACGCTCTATCACCGCGACGAAACAGCCGAGGCCAGTGTTGCGTCGCCTGGCAGACGTCCGCGCGGACCGGGCCGAAGCCAGTGCCTTCGTCGAGGCGACCGGGTGCACGTGGCCCCGCTGCTTGCCGCTGGATACGGGGCCCTCGATGATGAGTTCAAGGGCGACCCGTTCGATCTGGAGGGCGCGGTGACCGCTGTGGCGCTCAAGATCGAGGACGAGGGCGAGGCGCGGTGGATCGTCAACTGCCTAGACGTTCTTCAGGTATTCGACCGTGAAGACGTCCAACTGCGCCTGGAACCGCTGTTGCGCCAGTGCGTGACGCTCCGCGTGTGAGCGTGTGACACCCGGTCCGGCCGCCGGCATGTCCGGGCGGCCGGACACCTTGCCGGTAGTCGACCAGACACGGTTGGTCCATCTCCCGGGGGGGGGCTCCTTGAGGACGTCGACTTCGCATACCCGCCCGGTGGCCGGGTCGGTCACGGTGAAGCGGGCCGACAGCGGGGCGGTCTCCAGCGCGTGCACCTTGGTGGTTTCACGACCCCTTGGGTCGGGCCGTGCAGCTGGTCCAGCGATTCCGGCAGACGGCGCCGGAACTTCTCCGGTACAGCGCGAGGTCCTCGGAGACCACGCCCGACAGGTCGCTCGGCGTGGGGGCGGGGTGCTGTGGGCTGGAGGGAATGGCGGCCGGAGCAGTGGCGCGGGTCATGATGTCCGAGCCTGCGTCCGGAGTGAGCGATAGCGAGCTCGTGCGGGCGAGCTGGTCGGGCCGGCCTGTTCCGCCCGAAGACGAGGGATGGACTGTTGGTCATGACGCTCGTTTGGCGCTCTGGTGCTCATCCCGCTGGCGGCGGATACCGCCGGTGGCGCGGCCGAGCAGGTCGTCGGTCAGATGGTCGGCGATATGTCCGAGAAATCGGTGGATGAGCACAAGAAGAAGGTGGAGGAGCTCACCGATGAGGAGAGAATGACGATCTTCTCCGCCGGTGAGGCCCTGGCCGAGGCACCGATGGAGGAGTTTCTGAGGCGGCATGTCGCGGACCCCGAGAACAGCACGTTCGTGCAGGACCTTCGCGAATCGATGGTGATCGGCTACGGGGTCGGCAACGACCGGGAGAACCAGCAGGGCAACCGCCCGGAGACCGGCTGAGGCCGGCGGCCGAGGACACGTAAGGATGCGGATAGTGATCAATCGTAGGCCGGTGCGCGTTGGGCTCCTTGCCACGGCCGTGGCCGGCTTGTTGTCTCTCGGGGCCACCGGTTGTGGTGGGGACGGAGACGAGGAGGCGGCCGACAAGGCTCTGGCGGGGACGCAACTGTGCGGTGGCGACGCTGTGTCCGCCCGAGCGTCCAAGGCGCTGAAGGTGATCACGGGGTCGTCGCGGTTCGGGACGACGGCAGAGAAGTCCACCGTCGCGTGGGCCGCGAGGGACCTTGTCGAGGCGTTTCCGGTCGCCACCGGGGGACGCGACGACGTCTGCCGCATATACACGGCCGACGATACGGCGGATTTCGCGATCCGAGTCACCTGGGGGCTGGATGACGGCCCCCCAACGGGAACTCCGGCCCCGGATTTCACCGTGCTGGATATGGGGGAGCGCACCCTGGCGGCGGCGAACAGGGCGTCGGTCCGGTTCGCGTGCCGGAGCGACAGGTTCCCCAACTCGACGACTGCGGCTCACGTCGCCATCGGCGTGGAGCGCTGGGGCATGCCGACGGAGCCTGAGGGCAACGTCGAGGCGTTGAAGGACGCCTACGCGACCGTGGCCCACTCCTTCTCACTGGCCATGGCCAAGGAACTGCGCTGCGAGAAGAACGGCGGGCTCCCCGCGAGGCCCGTGCTGGAGCCCGCGTAGCCGCTGACGTACACGGGCACGGCCATGCTCAGGGGCCCTTCCTGTTCGTAGGAGGGGCCGCCCCTGACCAACGGTGACGAGTGCCGCGTCGGCCACCAAGGGCTCCTGACCTACGGTTTGCCTGATGCGTCAGGAGGGGCCCGGCCAGGTGATCAAGGCGTCGCGTAGTCGTATCCCTCGCCGTCCATGGTCTGTGTGTCCAGCACATCCAGGACGGTCACGGCCTCGGCGCCCGTGAAGTCGGGTAGGAGCGCCTTCAGTTGGGGCGTCTGGTCCGTGTCGTAACCCGGTGTCGTGCCTACCCAGGGCCACATCTTGTCGTTCAGGCCGTGGCCGGGTGGCTGGGCTTCGCCGGTGAACGGTGAGAGTTGTTGTGGCGGGGGGTAGTGGTCCTTCGGCTTGGAGCCGGGGACGGTGGTGAGGCGTCGGGTTTGCCAGGTGGCCCACAGGCGGTCCACGTTGGCGTGGTGGAGCCAGAAGACGGGGTCGTTGGGCGAGAAGCCGCGGGACATGTGTCCGCCGATGAAGTTGTGCCCGGTGTTGTGGGTGGGCGTGTACACCTGCGCGCCGTTGTCGTCCCGCGCCATGAAGCCCTCTTCGAGAGCCGCCCAGAAGTACCAGAAGGGGTGGACGCCGGGCTGTTGCAGGACGAGCTGTTCGAGCTGGGCGATCTGGGCCTTCCCGGGCGGCCACGCCTGTGCGCCCTTTCTCCTGGCCAGGCGTGTCCCGAAGCCTTCCTCCAGGAGCGGATGGATCGCGTAGCCCGTCGCTTCCGCGATGTCCGTCGGCCACCAGGCCGGGCGCTCGGCCGGTGGGACCGGGTTGCGCAGCACGCTGTCGGGCAGAGGCGCGGGGGGACCCGAGGCGAGGGAGCCGAGGAAGTCGCCGGTGAACAGCTTGGTGACGGCGCCTTGGTGGTCGGTCCAGTCCCAGTACGGGACGGTGACGCCGGGGACCTCGGCCTGGAGCGCCTTTTCGAACTGTCTGACGTACTGGCGGTGCCAGGCGCAGAATCCGATGTTCCAGTGGGCGTAGTTGACCGGCGGGCTCGGGGGAGAGCCTGGCGGTAGGACGGTCATGACCGCGGTGTGCAGGGCGACGAACTGGTCGTAGACGCTCACGCCCGCGGGGCCTGCGGGCGCCGGTCGGTGCTTGAGGCGGATGAGGGCTTCCAGGAACCGGTCCCGCTCCTGGTCGGTGAGGTCGACGGCGCTCTTACGGATGTCCATGGCCGCTGCCTCCGCCCTGGTGGTCGTGGTGCTCGTGGTGGTCGTGACTGGGTGGAGTGGGTGGGTCGGCGGCCGGATGCCGGTGTTCGAGGTGGCCGGTGGCCGGGACGCCGTACAGGCCCGCGAAGAACGGGCGCGCGGGGTCGTCGGTCAGCAGTCGGCCGATCAGCGCGCGAAGCGTCTCACCGGTCCTCGTCCGCAGGGCCAGCTCGCTCTGGTACATGCTCGCGGGGCCGAGGCCGATCCGGAGCAGCACACCGGAGCGGTTCGACGCGACGTCGATCTCCGCGGGCTGAACGCCGACCAGGCCGCAGTGGATGGTCCCCTCCAGGTTGTCGGCGAGTTCCTGGACACGGTGCACGGTGCAGCCGTCGAACGGGGAGAGCGTGGTGAGCAGGACCAGATGGTCGATGAGCATCCGGGGGCCCGTGACGACGATCCGCACCTCGGGAACGTCGACGAGCAGGTCGACCAGCGAGGCGCCCCCCTTGGTGAGGGCGACCGTCGTGCTGTCGGTTGAGGCTGTAGGCATGGTCTCAGCGTCGAGTTCGTCACTGGCCCGCGCGACTTTGAACGTCCGAATGAGGGCCGCTCGTGACGTGGAGCAGGAGGAGCTGCTCGGGGTGGAGGGTGGGGATCTGGATGCCGACGTGTTCCAGGACGGTGCCGGGCAGGGTGATGCCGTCCTCGGTGCACCAGGCGGGGGTTCCGCGTTCCATGCCGGGGGCCCGGTCGGCCGGAGGCAGTGGGCGCAGGTGGTAGGTGGCGTCGGGGGTGAGGCCGGGCAGTCATAGCGTGCCGGGGTGGGCGGTGGTCGGGGTGGCCATGGAGGCGAGGGCGAAGACGGCTTCGGTCCGGTCGGG
Proteins encoded in this region:
- a CDS encoding LacI family DNA-binding transcriptional regulator; translation: MATRRDVARLAGTSEALVSYVLNNGPRKVAPATRERILAAIDELGYRPNAVARSLKTSRTMTFGLVVPDNSNPFFAELARVIEDVGFASGYTMLLGNAMGDDAREATYIRTLLDRQVDGLIVVPIHGPHSWVAELSEQTTVPRLVLDRELELPGATQVLTDNEGGAYQATSHLLAHGRQRIGCIAGLEGVHPTVDRVAGWRRALVEAGRDPKSASLTHVPFGRADGYRAGRRMLAEAGHPDALFVASDEQAIGVLRAAAELGLRVPDDVAVCAFDGIDGSEYTVPALTTMQQPFDELGRSAVEWLLAKIADPTLPVRRITHPTTLIARGSCGCPDLAGATR
- a CDS encoding tyrosinase family protein, with the translated sequence MDIRKSAVDLTDQERDRFLEALIRLKHRPAPAGPAGVSVYDQFVALHTAVMTVLPPGSPPSPPVNYAHWNIGFCAWHRQYVRQFEKALQAEVPGVTVPYWDWTDHQGAVTKLFTGDFLGSLASGPPAPLPDSVLRNPVPPAERPAWWPTDIAEATGYAIHPLLEEGFGTRLARRKGAQAWPPGKAQIAQLEQLVLQQPGVHPFWYFWAALEEGFMARDDNGAQVYTPTHNTGHNFIGGHMSRGFSPNDPVFWLHHANVDRLWATWQTRRLTTVPGSKPKDHYPPPQQLSPFTGEAQPPGHGLNDKMWPWVGTTPGYDTDQTPQLKALLPDFTGAEAVTVLDVLDTQTMDGEGYDYATP